In a single window of the Cryptococcus tetragattii IND107 chromosome 1, whole genome shotgun sequence genome:
- a CDS encoding 3-methyl-2-oxobutanoate hydroxymethyltransferase, with amino-acid sequence MLPRVKRLLNQRLAIALRPHASHLSSATISAVRRSVASQAQVAQPPVHPEIDGTFNDLIGEGSMNMGMSPRGRGRTSVPHKNLDKIELANALPVRPSGSKGPSSGLRIEESDLVIDETPEGYNSASDGEYYDFGREERRSPAAVLGSKRLGMVVLPEEMQRGIQRQIDLMDNPRDIRKSYLALPNVPAPISAAKSEHKNKPYRTPESELAKASAILPGEYGAVKNVLEELERRLGRDWLTSVKEGEILEFSSSLGPGLWGIMDVMGGLLSSRRRWQEGQDKLKYQFVHSSRHGLDLVQRITEVIPEESADIQFSRKFVHSSTPSLILSTFHLTSFPTLPTRQLYLRRLLELSSPYIVLIERSTPQGWAAISQARSYLLEESTSENPLHVVAPCPHDGKCPLVGTKDVCGYSQRLQRPSFLRKTKHSTRGEEEKGYCYLVVAKGERPSVSTVAEDIKIAGRIGKVGREAAEKALIKSQGRSIIQEVEGHEAVMEVVRLHEMPPDMENLEGALPSFDSDKLEENLRKEAYSWPRMVAPPMKRKGHVTMDTCCPDGNIQRLTYTKSHSKQSYHDARKSSWGDLFPHTSKGKPVIRTRGVRRLAKTGNSEDADAVINELLSASLEEEMEFEKAMETVEVDELKELGMLGIKIPRAKISKEKQDGDVLVWESSKNGPFASGQKRSYSTLMSRCTARPNALPLTQTRTMSARPSSPTKPKTTLSSLLSLAKSGTPISVLTAYDYPTALLTESCNLDMTLVGDSLSQVALGHETTTAITLEEMIHHARTVVRGAKSPFVFADMPFGSFETSLEEGVRNVLRMIKEGGVDGVKIEGGREIVPLVRRLSAIGIPVMPHLGLQPQRATSLSGYLVQGRTAQTAYEILQSARELANAGAFAFLLEAMPSKVAQLVTEEVGKKGVFTIGIGAGKETSGQVLVITDVLGVYAEDPTENVATPIVTEETELVSTSRELAKPLDAPRFVRQFGSLGQEMRRAVRAYVQAVKEGSFPGSKESYGMKKEEWEVFLEMVKNEKDQH; translated from the exons ATGCTACCGAGAGTCAAAAGATTGCTCAATCAAAGGCTAGCAATTGCTCTCCGACCTCATGCGAGTCACCTTTCCTCAGCGACGATTTCAGCAGTTCGACGTTCGGTGGCAAGTCAAGCCCAAGTAGCCCAACCGCCAGTCCATCCTGAAATTGATGGCACATTCAACGATTTgattggagaagggagtaTGAACATGGGAATGAGTCCTAGAGGGAGGGGTAGGACGTCAGTGCCACATAAGAATTTGGACAAGATCGAATTGGCGAATGCACTGCCTGTCCGACCTAGCGGAAGCAAGGGGCCGTCTTCAGGCTTGCGAATAGAAGAGAGTGACCTGGTCATCGATGAGACTCCAGAAGGTTATAATTCTGCCTCAGATGGAGAATATTATGATTTTGGTcgggaagaaaggaggagtCCAGCTGCTGTCCTTGGAAGCAAGCGTTTGGGAATGGTGGTTTTGCCGGAGGAAATGCAGCGAGGCATTCAAAGACAAATAGACC TCATGGATAACCCTCGAGATATTCGAAAGTCGTATCTGGCGCTTCCCAATGTTCCTGCACCCATTAGCGCTGCAAAATCGGAGCATAAGAATAAACCATACCGCACACCGGAAAGCGAGCTTGCGAAAGCATCCGCAATCCTTCCCGGAGAGTATGGTGCGGTCAAGAATGTGctggaagagctggagagaaggCTAGGTCGAGATTGGTTGACAAGTgtaaaggaaggagagatcTTGGAGTTCTCATCGAGTTTGGGACCTGGCCTCTG GGGTATCATGGACGTCATGGGCGGTCTGCTTTCTTCTCGCCGGAGATGGCAGGAAGGACAGGACAAATTAAAATATCAATTTGTACACTCCTCCAGACATGGTCTTGACCTCGTCCAAAGAATAACAGAAG TCATCCCTGAGGAATCTGCCGATATTCAGTTCAGCCGCAAATTTGTTCATTCTTCGACCCCATCGTTAATTCTTTCCACATTCCACCTTACCTCCTTTCCTACATTACCAACTAGACAACTTTACCTGCGTCGACTTTTGGAgctctcatctccttaTATAGTCCTCATTGAGAGGTCAACGCCGCAAGGATGGGCAGCTATCTCACAAGCGCGCTCATACTTGCTCGAGGAATCGACCTCTGAAAACCCCCTTCACGTGGTAGCTCCTTGTCCTCACGACGGGAAATGCCCTTTGGTCGGAACCAAGGATGTGTGTGGCTACAGTCAGAGGCTTCAAAGGCCTTCCTTCCTgaggaaaacaaaacaCTCAACcaggggagaagaggagaagggttaTTGCTACCTCGTGGTCGCCAAAGGCGAGCGTCCCTCCGTTAGCACCGTAGCTGAGGATATCAAAATTGCTGGAAGGATCGGAAAAGTGGGGCGAGAAGCTGCTGAGAAGGCATTGATCAAATCCCAAGGTCGGTCGATCATCcaagaagttgaaggtCACGAAGCTGTAATGGAAGTTGTGCGCCTGCATGAAATGCCGCCTGATATGGAGAACCTCGAAGGGGCTTTGCCATCCTTCGATTCGGATAAATTGGAAGAGAACTTAAGAAAAGAAGCGTATAGCTGGCCGAGAATGGTTGCTCCGCCtatgaagaggaaagggcaTGTCACCATGGATACTTGTTGCCCTGATG GTAACATACAACGTCTTACCTATACCAAGTCTCATTCCAAACAAAGCTATCATGACGCTCGTAAATCTTCTTGGGGTGATCTTTTTCCCCACACTTCCAAAGGCAAACCCGTTATCCGTACTCGTGGTGTTAGACGTCTTGCAAAGACTGGAAACAGTGAAGACGCGGACGCGGTTATCAATGAACTCTTATCAGCAAGCttagaggaggagatggagttTGAAAAAGCTATGGAGACAGTAGAGGTTGATGAGCTGAAGGAGTTGGGAATGTTGGGCATTAAGATTCCCAGGGCTAAAATTTCTAAGGAAAAGCAGGATGGCGATGTGTTGGTGTGGGAGTCCAGCAAGAATGGACCTTTTGCGTCcgggcagaagaggagctaCAGCACTTTAATGTCAAGGTGCACTGCACGGCCTAATGCTTTACCCCTCACTCAAACCCGGACAATGTCAGCTcgcccatcttctccaacgaAGCCAAAGACGACCCTTTCATCCCTGTTGTCGCTCGCTAAATCTGGTACACCCATCAGCGTCCTCACCGCTTACGATTACCCTACCGCTCTCCTGACTGAATCCTGCAACCTCGATATGACTCTTGTTGGAGATTCGCTTTCTCAAGTCGCTCTCGGCCATGAGACTACTACGGCTATTACTCTTGAAGAAATGATCCACCATGCACGAACAGTTGTGCGGGGTGCGAAATCACCTTTCGTCTTTGCCGATATGCCTTTTGGTAGCTTCGAGACTTCTTTAGAAGAAGGTGTCAGGAACgtgttgaggatgattaAAGAAGGTGGTGTGGATGGCGTTAAGATCGAAGGTGGCCGCGAAATCGTCCCTCTTGTTCGACGTCTTTCCGCTATTGGTATCCCCGTCATGCCTCATCTCGGTTTGCAACCTCAACGAGCCACCAGTTTGTCAGGTTACCTCGTTCAGGGACGCACCGCTCAGACTGCTTACGAGATTCTGCAGAGTGCTCGAGAGCTTGCGAATGCTGGAGCTTTCGCATTCCTGCTTGAGGCAATGCCCTCAAAGGTTGCGCAACTTGTTACTGAGGAAGTTGGCAAAAAGGGTGTTTTCACGATCGGTATCGGTGCTGGAAAGGAGACGAGCGGCCAGGTTCTGGTTATCACCGACGTGCTTGGTGTCTACGCCGAGGATCCTACTGAGAATGTTGCCACACCCATCGTTACAGAAGAAACCGAACTTGTCTCCACATCTCGTGAGCTCGCCAAGCCTCTCGACGCGCCTAGGTTCGTTCGTCAGTTTGGGTCACTCGGGCAAGAGATGCGCCGCGCTGTGCGTGCATATGTGCAAGCtgtcaaagaaggaagcttCCCTGGCTCCAAGGAGAGTtatgggatgaagaaggaagagtgggaggTGTTCTTGGAAATGGTCAAGAACGAGAAGGACCAGCATTAA